The Carassius gibelio isolate Cgi1373 ecotype wild population from Czech Republic chromosome B5, carGib1.2-hapl.c, whole genome shotgun sequence genome segment ttataaaagtacCACTGGATGGCAGTATACTCATAAATATCACAAAACACCATCTTTAAGCTACACGTATGAAGTCCACAATACATGAGGGTTGatgtttaaataacattaattcactttctttgttaaaaaatacaataaaagtgcaatataaaaaatctgcatattaatTTGTGTAGTtttgtgtacatttaaaatatataacaatgtatatatttataataaaataatatttaattgtatccttttataattaaatattttttatttataattataaagttCATATACTGTATAGAAACACAACACAACTCACACACATAATTCCAGATATGGTCAAAACACTTGTGGAAAATCAATACTATCATAGTACATTAGTATAGTACATTTGGCCCTATTTTATGGACTTTTCttgcagtttaatttatttatttaaaaattagtgTGGGTGTAagatatttaagtatttaagttCTTTCAAACCTATCAACCAAGCTGCTTTGCAACAcaacacaaatgttttaaaatacatagTGACTTGTTGTTTACCAATGTATTTGCCTTTTTGATGTTAGATTGATGCTTCTTTAATCAGAATGAATCTAGGATGTGATAAAATGACACTGCCAGAATGAATGCTCAACAGCGCTTAACTTTACAGACACATTGGCTTGCATTCATTATGGGTCTCTGACATGAGCTTGCATGAAACAGTTTCAGCACATAAACACGGATGTGTGCCTGAAGGATTCTGGCCTGATATGCCTGCATCCTTCTCAAAGACAATTCAGCCTTAGAGCATTTAATGTTCAACTTGCTATTTTAGTCAAAGTCATACAACATATCATAAGTACAAATAGCTGCAAACAATGGCAGATGTTAATACATAAAGACGCTGtgataacaaataataattgaaTTGTTACAAATTCATTGTGGCTAATGTAAACACATTAAGTTCAGGTTTTATACGTGTcttgaattatatattatatttaaaaatgcataaagtaGCAAAAATGGTTGTATAACAAGAATGAATAAGAAAAAGATAAAGCTTCCATTTAAAGAAGATGCACCAGCGGCTGTACATGTGTAACTGGAATTAAGCATGTCATTTGATACAGCACTCTAAAGTACCATGCATAAGACATTAGCTTTGTTCATTTTGACCTGTCAGCACAGAATAATAGATTGGGCCTTGACCTACAAATTAAGGGTAGTAATTTTGGCACACTGATTTTTGGGTGGTTCTTTACCATAGTACTTGTGCTTTTttgatcaaaagtttggagtcagtaaaatTTTTACATCTTTTTGTTCAGCGAAGACACAGTGAATTGATCAATGGTAGcagtaaatacatgtataatgttaaaatatttctatttcaaataaatgctgttgaacTTTCTAATTGATAAAGAATACAGCAcaaaatgtattatggtttcTACCAAATATTAAGTAACAAAGTCAGCATattatttctgaagcatcatgtgagaCTGGAGTAGCATcataaaaatcagctttgccatcacaagaaataaatcacattgtAGTCAAactatagtaaaaaataaaacaatatttcacagtattactgtttttattgtattttgatcaaaacaTGCAATctcggtgagcataagagacttctttcaaagtttaaaaagtttgtttcaaagtttgtttttatgttttaataaccagcatacaacaatatatatattagtggacTATATAAAAACAATCCACTGTGGTGCATGATATTCAGAGAATCCTATTCAGTAATACCCTTAGATACTTACCATGGGAACCATAGGAGGCACCTTGTTGAGAGTGCTGCTTGGTTCTGAAGAATCAGGGGATGGGGTAAGGAAGTATCATTTCATTTCAGACTTTTATTATGATTTGCCCTCATGTTAGTGGATGTTAAATGACAGTACTGATAACATCTGAATCATCAGATTCTCTCATTCAATTTGTTATATAACATCCACACAATCTGTTCATTTACATCCACAACTAGAAATATCTTATTCGACCAGACAGGGAGGGTTGTAACACTTTTCAGTGTATCTGCTGGATTCACATAGGGTTCACAGATTAGGGCAGTGCATACAGTTGGTTAGATTTCACACAACTGTGAGAGTGActaacacacacacccacgctgTCTGTTATGTTTTTAGAGTTGTTAGTCTATGTTTTATCTATTTGTTTCCCAATTTAATTTGCTCTTTTTATTTAGAATGTGtcatatttgttacattttttaaattaaaattaaatagcaTGGAGGTTGATGATTAAGGATAgcataataatgatttttaagcAAATTTGATTGCCACAATACATATATGCACATCTTATGAAATATCCATCCTAaatagattttagtttttttttgtttttgtttttttcaatccaTCTGATTGTGGTATATGTTGATACGTCATACGTTGTTTATTTACAAGGTTTAGGCATGTTAGCAATGTAAACTGTAGATTACTATATGTATAAGATTTGAAGATGAATTGAGTTATGGacattatgaaaacaaaatatgttaaatgcaATAGGCTTTCAGCCACGCCTGGCGAGCAAAATAAACTGGCACAAATCTGATTAAATAAACTTATACCGATTGCGTGTTGACAAACGGTTAAAACTTTTGTAAGTGTtgcaaataataatgataataataataataatattcgataataataataaaaatcgaaTGTACTTAAACAATATGCAATCGTTAATAATCCGTAGGGAAGTCCATATGAAGAAAACCGTGTGATAAGCGTTCGCCTGTGATGTGGAGTGTGTCGCGCACTCTGATTGGTCCATTCATCTGAAGCGCACATCATCTACAGACAGGCAGAGCGCCTTCAGACAGAGCGCTCAacacactgaaagagagagagggagagagagaggcaacAGCTTTACCGATATATTCTTCAAAGTTTTACTGGACAACAAATCTTAAACTACACAAACCTTTCATCTCAAATAGCCATGGATTGTCGAAACGTAAGTGAAGTCCGTGTTTATGTGTGTACAGTTTCAAAGAGAAACTTATGAATTATGCAGATTTGTGATGTTATATTACAGTGTTTGCGATATTCTAGACATTTTCAAAAggtttgttgtttaaaaaatatcatcAATTTCTGATTTCTAAACatttaaggtaaaactgaatGTTAGGCTATATAATATAATCTAGCAAGAATAATAATTTAGTTGAGTTAAGATTTTAGGATTTACGGGACTAATGGACaccaattacattaaaatattaaacttacaaattaattaaaaattgagAGAGAATCTGCATTATGATTACAGAGGCAGATTAATCAACTAAAAACAACAAGAGGATTTAAGAGAACCTGCTTTATTCAATTGTATCAATGTCTTGACCGAGTAATCACACGTACCTTGCACATGATATTTGTTGAATATTAAAACTTTTACTGTTCTTGGAAACaatgattgtctttttttttcatgttttgtttccaATATGGTTATATTAACAGTACAGAGAATGACATTTGGTAGTGTTAATTCTCAGAGAAATATTTCTCCATAGACTTACTGTGTGAAAGGGCTGAAATACCTTAAAGGAAATGTGCTGTGTATGCAGTTGTGTGTGGTGTTAAGGGTACTGTTTTGACAGCTGGTCTTGTGCATTCATAAGTGCTGATTTTCAGAAGTGACATGTCTGTGTCTAAAAAATAACACTTGGATGCTTGATCAGTTTATCACAGCTCACATACAAGCTTTTTTCCACATTACATATTgatgaaaatgattaaataaactaGAGATGTTAACTAAGGCTGTAGATAAACTAAACCTGTGACTGTGGTTAATGTCAAGTTGGCAAAACTGTGTATTCCTAATTGTTTTAACCTCTCTGTACAGCAGGACGACAAGCAGTTGGTTGATTACACAAATCATCCATTGCGTGGGCTTGGAGTTGTGTGTTTGTGGGAGGGTTCAGAACTTTCTAGAAACAGCAATTATCTGTGTATAATTTGAAGACGTGGCTTTGACTGATGAGACAGATGGTCATTTGCATGTTCCAGAGTGATGGGAGAGCTTTCTGATGAGACATACAAGTAAAGTTCACACAAGATGTTCCTTGATTGATGATTGGTCTCAGGATCAGTTCCCGTCATGCTGGTGAAAGCTCTGTTGCTGGGAACATTCTCAGATCTTTGATGTTGGATGCAAATCTAAGCATGTAGGTAAAATGTCAATGGGTTTTTGACACACTTGTTTTGTAATAGATCAATGTTTATCCCTGCATAACAGTGCAGAAACCTCAGAGGAGTGTCACTGTTAGCTTGCGAAGCTCCGAATGCTTTCAGCTTCAGTCCCTTGAATGCAACGCACCCCCAGCAGGCAGGAAAAATTAGTCGAGCTGCTACCCGAAACACGAGGCTCGCTAGGGACCGCTGACAGCTTGGATCCCACTGGATGAGGAGAAGAAAAGAATCAAAGAAATCAAACAAAAAGAATGTGCACTCCCCTACACATAATCATTTGCCTTTGAGATACCgtgtattttaatgattttaattctCAGAGAAGAGAAACTATTTTAGTGAGAGAAACTTAAAAGTTAATGGAACAGTATCACCAAGGAAATAGGTCACCAAAttaagaaaattctgtcatcatttactcaccatcatcatgtcattgcaaacataaagatattttaaagattgtTGGTAAcctaaacatttttataacatttcatgAAATAAATTCTTTTTTACGTTCCACAGAAGAACGAAAggtgtggaatgacatgagggtgaataaatgaggatagaatttacatttttatcccTCGAATGATAGAGAGTTTTATTTGTACCAGTTTACACCTGCTGGATGTTTTCATCAAAATGAAGCAGTAATATGATCAGAAATAGCAAAAGATTAAGTTCTAAAAGGAATCATATGGTAATGTAAATGCTGGAAAGTTCACACAtccaaaaataactttttggatgcataaaaacacatttaccaaTATCTAAACCTAAACCCTGTGCACGGTTGCTCCCAAAGGAATTTTCTAATGGGCCTTTCACCAAAAACTGGGCTGGTACCTTTCTTAATTCCTTTGGGAGCAACAGAGTGCCGACTTTAGGTTTTGACATGACTGTAACAATACTTTACCATTGGCCACTCCAACATTCCACTACAGTCTTTAGAAGAACCAACATACTGTAATGGCAATTTCAtaactatttattttagtaaattggTGGCTAATTCATTCATACAATTTTTGTATGATCTTTTAACACCCCACTAGCAGTTAGGTTTAGAGGTGGGAAGGTTTAtccttaattgttttatttattattatttcttctaaAACTCATATGTTTCCGTACAAATCAAGTCGAACAAATCTACATCGTAGTATAGTTACATTTTCTAATGAGATCAGTTAAAAAAATCTCTGAAGACACCTTCTGAAGGTAATTCAAATATCATATGGTGCATTCAAGATCAATTTATAAtttcagtatatatttataaCCTTCCTCAAAGCCTTTCCATTGCGACAGGGTTAAAGAGGAACCATGGACAATCTTTGGAGTTCTTGCGGGAACTTACAGGGTTCCTTTTTGTAAGTTCCTCAAACATGTTATGCAATCTGTAATCATTTTACACTTGGTGTTCTTGATACAGATTGGTCTCATGTGGTATTACAGTGTGAAAGTTCGTTGACACTTCAGTGTAGATCTTGACGGGGAACTGTAACTGTCCTTCTGCCATGCAGTCATAGCTAAAATGGCTGACTGTGTTTTATCTGAACTGCAGGAGGGATGCACTCAGCCGCAAGATGAAGACATCATGGACATTCCCCTTGATGACCCAGCTGCAAACAAGGCTGCTGCTAAGATTCAAGCTGGTTTTCGAGGTCACATGACCAGGAAGAAAATGAAGGATGACAAGCCTAGAGACGAGGTTAGAAGCATGGGCACTacatcaaaatacattttccaaaggacaaaaaaaaaaacgagttgcACAGAAATTAACTTcaattatttcatataaatacttTGATTTATATAGGTTAGATTCACATTTGTGAAGTACACATATtcttaaatcaataataaaaatgattaatgatATGTCTGCTCTGTGTTATAGTTGTAATAAGTGGTTACGCATTCATTTTCAGTAACACAGTTGcccatcattgttttttttttttgttttttttttatagcacatTATATCAAGACATTTTTATGTGTAGAACCACATCTTTCCACCGCTGATATTACTTAGAAACAGCACAAGGTGTATAACTAGttaaaaagagagaaatacaaCTCTGTGTTTAAATCattagtgaattttttttaatccatcagCCAGTTGTGTAAGTCATTTTCCAGTtagttgaatgtgtgtgtgtgtgtgtgtgtgtgtgtgtgtgtgtgatttgtttttttttgtttttttttttcacactcctGGGGAAATTAAGGCTGAAATTGAAATCCTAATCAATGTTAGATTATATTGTAATCCATCTTGTATAGAAATAACAATAACCATTAAAGCCATAAAGGTTCTTTGGAACTATTGTTATCACAAACTCTACACAATCGTTTCTGTCTGGAATCAGATTTTTCCCAGCAGACGTCAGTATGGTTAAAATGGTATCCTAGCAATACCGCCTTAATTGCTTGTTGCTAAGCAATAATACAGATGGTACCCAGTTAATGTCATGTGAGTACCCTTCTTAGTCGTATTCTCCTATGCATGGTAATGCTTTAGAAGAAACAAATTTTGATGAAATGCCTTTTGACAAATTGCTTGGTTTGAATGCAACAGGTCTTTTTCATGCATAGGAACATGAGACGGTCATTTGTAAATGCCAGCATttcataagcatctttcaggagtattgtgcaaaacaaaaacatgtgtCATCTGTTTCAGAAACAACGAGAGCAGAAGTAGCTAAGAGGACCCCCTTCACCACCACCCGATAGCACATCACTGCAATAACCAGAGCTCTTTTGTTTAAAAAGAACCCTTCAGTGTATGATATGAAAGCATCGACATTCAAACTACATGCAGAGTTTGCCACCTGACTAACAGACTCTCTCAcaatttcttcttcttcctttagTATTTGAGTGTCTGTTTCTGACTTGAAACAGGTTCACAGCATGAAATTATAAATTCGATTCGTTTTGTGATCTGTCCGCTTTCAAATCTGAAGCATTTTTCTTTGTTGCTTCAAGCAAGGCAAGCCAAATACTCTGTCTGGAGATTTGTTGATTTGTTTGAAGTTGTGCTTTACTTCTTTGGCTGTACTGAATCTTACAATATACAAGTATGCATTTACTAAAAGCCAATGTTTTTCTAGCATACATTTTGTTATTGTCTGTTTAATAAAGCAAATTGAGTTCCTCACATAAGCTTTCTGTGTTCATTGGATCTGTTACTATTGgaattggaataaaaaaaatgtgttttacatgACAAATATATGCAAGCTGTGTGATGCACTGAGAATATTGTTCGTATTTCCAGACAGTGTATGTCAGATCCATGGGATTCAGTGAAGTATTCCCACAGCTTAATCAATCTTTTAAACGGTGAGACTGTATCCTTCAAATAGCACAGATGctcattaaaaatggatttgCTCAAATGGACTCCTTGCATGCTGCCCTGCCTGTGTAAATGTTgttttgtgcatttgtgtttCTGTTCCTGTCTATTTGTATCAGATCATCTTCcggtaaaatacatttttacctcGTGTTCTTGTAGCTCAACTAGTAGAGCATGGCATTAGCGGTGCCGAGGTCGCATACTGATAAAATGTATAGGGCAGATGTGCTGTAAGTCACttaggataaaagcatctgcaaaatgcatacagataaatgtaatgtaaatgtcacTGGACTGCATTCTTGAACTTATTGCTCAGGATTTTAAATGAGGTCTGTAATACCTGTAGAAAGCTCTGTTAGTAGTCCCATTAATTTCAATGGCAGTTGCTTGGCTGGTGCATGAAATCACAGAAGCACACAATTTGAAatgtgctatttaaaaaaaaactgaaagaataTGATATATAACTGCAaactgaatttaatgtttttggacacttaattgcattttaaatgtaattaaatgtgaatgtgttttagtttaaatgtattttaaatgcagtAAGCTAAATTTTAGAGGGTTTTCAACTTGCTCAAGTAGAACATATGTAATTTAGgttacactttagaataggtaacacttgttaactattaactacgacatttctctcaataaattcttaatttgctgcttattaatagttagtagggTAGTTGCTAGGTTTAGGTATTAGGTAAGAttaataaggtcaagtagaataaggcattaatatgttcttaattagcactaatacataaTATTCTAGTAATGTTACCTATTAcctaggtgttacctattctaaagtattaccataatttaataattgtttttattgtctttaaaatatggttaTAGTGTGCTTCGGAATATATGGACAAGTATATTTAAATTAGTGTTGTCAAACAATTTATCACGATTAAtcatatgcaaaataaaattgtttacattgtacag includes the following:
- the LOC127958631 gene encoding neurogranin; amino-acid sequence: MDCRNEGCTQPQDEDIMDIPLDDPAANKAAAKIQAGFRGHMTRKKMKDDKPRDEKQREQK